A region from the Tachyglossus aculeatus isolate mTacAcu1 chromosome X2, mTacAcu1.pri, whole genome shotgun sequence genome encodes:
- the SRA1 gene encoding steroid receptor RNA activator 1 isoform X2: protein MAELYVKPGNKERGWNDPPQLSYGLQTQGGGPKRPALTRRVAAPQDGAPTVPANEQGPRTSLRGSPAPPATPPGPPPCEGPSPLRTGPTGSPACESEAALEDVLEPLQQVLAACRAHTRVSDDISRRLELLREQWESGKLSAPVKKRMVLLVEELQADHWDKADDIHRSLMVDHVAEVSQWMVGVKRLIAERRSVAVAAEEKEGGEVAVAPGR from the exons ATGGCCGAGCTGTATGTCAAACCGG GGAACAAGGAGCGAGGCTGGAACGACCCCCCTCAGCTGTCCTACGGCCTGCAGACCCAAGGCGGGGGGCCCAAGCGGCCTGCCCTCACCAGGAGAGTGGCCGCCCCCCAGGACGGAGCCCCCACAG TCCCCGCCAACGAGCAGGGCCCTAGGACTTCACTGAGGGGGTCCCCCGCCCCTCCAGCCACGCCGCCGGGACCCCCGCCCTGCGAAGGCCCCTCCCCGCTGAGGACGGGCCCGACCGGCTCCCCGGCCTGTGAGAGCGAAGCGGCGTTGGAGGATGTGCTGGAGCCCCTACAGCAGGTCCTGGCCGCCTGCCGGGCGCACACGCGG GTCAGCGACGACATCAGCCGGCGGTTGGAGCTGCTCCGGGAGCAGTGGGAGAGCGGGAAACTGTCGGCGCCCGTGAAGAAACGGATGGTGCTGCTGGTTGAAG AGCTGCAGGCCGACCACTGGGACAAGGCGGACGACATCCACCGCTCGCTGATGGTGGACCACGTGGCCGAGGTCAGCCAGTGGATGGTGGGCGTCAAGCGGCTGATCGCCGAGAGGAGGAGCGTGGCCGTGGCcgctgaggagaaggaagggggcgaGGTGGCCGTGGCCCCCGGCCGGTAA
- the SRA1 gene encoding steroid receptor RNA activator 1 isoform X1: protein MAELYVKPGNKERGWNDPPQLSYGLQTQGGGPKRPALTRRVAAPQDGAPTVPANEQGPRTSLRGSPAPPATPPGPPPCEGPSPLRTGPTGSPACESEAALEDVLEPLQQVLAACRAHTRKQVSDDISRRLELLREQWESGKLSAPVKKRMVLLVEELQADHWDKADDIHRSLMVDHVAEVSQWMVGVKRLIAERRSVAVAAEEKEGGEVAVAPGR from the exons ATGGCCGAGCTGTATGTCAAACCGG GGAACAAGGAGCGAGGCTGGAACGACCCCCCTCAGCTGTCCTACGGCCTGCAGACCCAAGGCGGGGGGCCCAAGCGGCCTGCCCTCACCAGGAGAGTGGCCGCCCCCCAGGACGGAGCCCCCACAG TCCCCGCCAACGAGCAGGGCCCTAGGACTTCACTGAGGGGGTCCCCCGCCCCTCCAGCCACGCCGCCGGGACCCCCGCCCTGCGAAGGCCCCTCCCCGCTGAGGACGGGCCCGACCGGCTCCCCGGCCTGTGAGAGCGAAGCGGCGTTGGAGGATGTGCTGGAGCCCCTACAGCAGGTCCTGGCCGCCTGCCGGGCGCACACGCGG AAACAGGTCAGCGACGACATCAGCCGGCGGTTGGAGCTGCTCCGGGAGCAGTGGGAGAGCGGGAAACTGTCGGCGCCCGTGAAGAAACGGATGGTGCTGCTGGTTGAAG AGCTGCAGGCCGACCACTGGGACAAGGCGGACGACATCCACCGCTCGCTGATGGTGGACCACGTGGCCGAGGTCAGCCAGTGGATGGTGGGCGTCAAGCGGCTGATCGCCGAGAGGAGGAGCGTGGCCGTGGCcgctgaggagaaggaagggggcgaGGTGGCCGTGGCCCCCGGCCGGTAA
- the EIF4EBP3 gene encoding eukaryotic translation initiation factor 4E-binding protein 3: protein MSASTSCPIPGGRDRGHDGYSTTPGGTLYATTPGGTRIIYDRKFLLECKNSPIARTPPCCLPQIPGVTTPPQAPLSKLEELKEQNEAEEEIRDEAQFEMDI, encoded by the exons ATGTCCGCCTCGACGAGCTGCCCCATCCCCGGGGGCCGGGACCGCGGGCACGACGGCTACAGCACCACGCCCGGGGGCACCCTCTATGCCACCACGCCGGGAG GGACCAGAATCATCTACGACCGCAAGTTCTTGCTGGAGTGTAAGAATTCGCCCATTGCCCGCACGCCACCCTGCTGCCTCCCCCAGATCCCGGGGGTCACCACCCCGCCCCAGGCCCCCCTCTCCAAGCTGGAGGAGCTGAAGGAGCAGAACGAGGCTGAGGAAGAGATCCGCG ATGAGGCCCAGTTCGAGATGGACATCTGA